The DNA segment AAGTATTCCAAACAACTACTACTGATCTAATCATAAGAATAGGAATACAGCACCGACTTCTTAATGCTTCTGTCGTGTTTGATCATCTTTCAGTTGCATCTGACTAAGTAGCCCTCTTAATGCCTGAGCTAACCATGATGGATGGGGGTATGTGATCAGGTGATGGTGGACCCTGATGCACCAAGCCCCAGCACACCAACCAAGAGAGAGTATCTGCATTGGTAAGATGAGCTTGCTACAATTACATGCAGCctaaaagttatatatatatatatatatatatatatatataacaatatatCTTTTCCTCATAAATTAACTGCTAATTGTTCTGTCTTGTGGTAGGTTGGTGACAGACATCCCAGAAACAACAAATGCCAGTTATGGTGAGTTAGAACACATTGCTCACTATAATGGCATTTATTCCTTTTATGTTTCATGTCCTCCGTGCTTGAGATAGACTAGCAAACATATAGTTGAAGGACATAGATCAAGAAAAATAAATCCAAATAAGAGGGTAATATTCTACTAACATCATGCCTCAATCTATTATCATCGAACACAAACGCGAAAGATTTTGTGTTCGGATTTTGTCCAAATCACAGTTGAAAAAGAAAATCCATTAATTTGATGTTTCGAGTTTGATTCGTCTTCCACCTATAGGCAGGGTAaaaatgttagaaaataaattaaaattatgccTCGTCTACTAGCTTAAGTTCTTAGAAGGAATGAATGATATTTGTATTTCTttacttgcaaaaaaaaaaaaaatgtaattgtATGTTTCAGGGAACGAGATAGTCACCTATGAGAGTCCCCGACCCATCTCTGGAATCCATCGCTTTGTGTTTGTGCTGTTCCGGCAATCCGTCCGGCAAACAATCTATGCACCGGGATGGAGGCAAAACTTCAGCACAAGAGACTTTGCAGCAGTCTACAACCTCGGGGATCCTGTTGCTGCCATGTTCTTCAACAGCCAGAGGGAGAATGGGTGCGGTGGAAGAAGGTACTACATATCAGATCAATAGAGCTCAACTTCATCTAAAACATAATGTGCTTTGTGCATATATAGATCCACTAAGAGTTAGTTCTATGTGAAGACTGATGAACTTTTTTTGCCGAATTGAAAGGTGCTACCAACCTGTCAATGGATGGATGTGATGATGGTCTTCTTTGGACTGCAAAGATTTCTCGGCAGGCAGATCAGGAAGACCTACAGCGCAGCCATGCAAAGATGGATGAGATgcgtgctttaaattaaaaagctTTCCTAACTACTTTGTGTTCTTGTCTGTCTGTTCCATTCTCCTACCTGGGGAACTTGCTTGTATCAGTGATTTGATGAAGCGAAGATGTCGATGATATTTGGCATGAGCAGAAGTCCTGTCTCTTCTTATCTGTTTGAGGAAGAAAGGATAGCATTAGCATCTGGAAAT comes from the Musa acuminata AAA Group cultivar baxijiao chromosome BXJ1-10, Cavendish_Baxijiao_AAA, whole genome shotgun sequence genome and includes:
- the LOC135595780 gene encoding protein VERNALIZATION 3-like, coding for MSRDPLVIGNVVGDILDPFVKSANLKVTYNNKELINGSELKPSTIADEPRVEIRGRDMRTLYTLVMVDPDAPSPSTPTKREYLHWLVTDIPETTNASYGNEIVTYESPRPISGIHRFVFVLFRQSVRQTIYAPGWRQNFSTRDFAAVYNLGDPVAAMFFNSQRENGCGGRRCYQPVNGWM